A region from the Populus trichocarpa isolate Nisqually-1 chromosome 18, P.trichocarpa_v4.1, whole genome shotgun sequence genome encodes:
- the LOC18107663 gene encoding inositol oxygenase 2, which produces MTILIPQPELSEGHIDDYDAKELVLDGGFVVPNKTEAFDAPVINSFGNSFRDYNAESERQKTVEEFYRQQHINQSYDYVMKMREEYGKLDKAVMSIWECCELLNDVVDDSDPDLDEPQIQHLLQSAEAIRKDYPNEDWLHLTALIHDLGKVLLLPQFGQLPQWAVVGDTFPLGCAFDESNVHHKYFTDNPDFKNPAYSTKNGIYKEGCGLDNVVISWGHDDYMYLVAKENGTTLPHAALFIIRYHSLYPLHKAGAYKHLMNKEDEEDLKWLNIFNKYDLYSKSKVLVDVDEVKPYYQSLIKKYFTEKLRW; this is translated from the exons ATGACTATCCTCATTCCCCAACCTGAGCTAAGCG AGGGCCATATAGACGATTATGATGCCAAGGAGTTGGTATTAGATGGTGGGTTTGTGGTTCCAAATAAAACTGAAGCATTCGATGCGCCAGTGATCAATTCATTTGGCAACTCCTTCAG GGATTATAATGCAGAGAGTGAAAGGCAAAAGACCGTGGAGGAATTCTACCGACAGCAACACATTAACCAATCATACGATTAT GTGATGAAGATGCGAGAAGAGTATGGGAAGCTTGACAAGGCTGTTATGAGCATCTGGGAATGCTGTGAGCTCCTGAATGATGTAGTAGATGATAGCGATCCGGACCTGGATGAACCTCAAATTCAACACTTGCTGCAATCAGCTGAAGCCATCAGGAAAGACTATCCCAATGAGGATTGGTTGCACTTGACTGCTCTTATCCACG ATCTTGGAaaggttcttcttcttcctcagtTTGGACAGCTTCCTCAATGGGCTGTTGTTG GAGATACATTCCCTCTTGGCTGTGCATTCGACGAATCCAACGTTCATCACAAG TATTTCACGGACAACCCTGATTTCAAGAATCCTGCCTACAGCACAAAGAATGGAATTTACAAGGAAGGCTGCGGGCTGGACAATGTGGTGATCTCATGGGGGCACGATGACTACATGTACTTG GTGGCCAAGGAAAATGGAACCACTTTACCACACGCTGCATTGTTCATTATCCGATATCACTCCCTCTATC CTTTACACAAGGCAGGAGCATATAAGCATCTGATGAACAAGGAAGATGAGGAGGATTTGAAGTGGCTCAACATATTCAA CAAATATGACCTTTACAGCAAGAGCAAAGTTCTTGTCGATGTTGATGAAGTCAAGCCATACTATCAATCTCTGATCAAGaag TATTTCACGGAAAAGCTTAGATGGTGA